CAATTGCTACTAAAGCATTATAAATATATTGAGTTACCAAAGCACCTCCTTCAGTATTTATTAAATCAATATCATCTTCGGGTGTATGATATTGTGGGTGGCCACCGGTGTGGAATCCCACAGCAGATATACCAGCTTTATAAAATGAGACGTGATCTGATCCTCCCACTTCACCAGCATGTACAACTGGATTAAGGTTACTGTTTACGCCTAATTTCTTCATCAATTCTACTCCATCTGGAAACGTTCCGGCGCCTCCCATGTAAATTTGCTTCTCTTCATTTAGCCTTCCCACCATATCCATATTCAACATTACTTTGACAGCTTCTTTTTGAACGGGCAAATGAGATACGAAATATTTAGAACCTAACAGCCCTTCCTCTTCACCACTAAAAGAGATAAAAATGATACTTCTTTTGGGTTTGACTTTAGCTTTTGATAATTCCTCAAGTATGCAGAGCAATGCCGAAACTCCGGAGGCATTATCATCTGCTCCGTTATGAATGGCGAAGGCTTCTTTCTTTTTACTGCCTGAGTTTTGTCCGCCCCATCCCCAATGATCATAATGAGCGCCTACTACTATATATTCATTCTTACGTTTTTCATCAGAACCTTCCAGATATCCTACAACATTTTGGGTCCAAACACTATCTGATTTCATCTTGTTTATTCCTTCCTTCACAAAAAGTTTAAAAGGCTGATAATAGTTGTTATCAAATTTTTTTAAACCGTATTTCTTAAAATACTTTTTGATATAAGCAGCTGCTTCATTATTGCCTTTGGTTCCCGGAAAACGCCCTTCTAACTTATCCGAAGAAAGGTATTTGTCGTGTTTGTAAAAGGTTTGCGAATTTTGTGCATTCCCGAATGTGAAGCAAAAAACGGTGATCGTTACAAGAAGTTTTAATTTCATAATTGATTATTTATGGAATTGAACGCAGATGATGCTGGTTCACTTAGTGAAGACGTGGATAAAAACGGATATTTATAAAATAAAACCAACAAAAAGATCCGTAAAAATAAGCCTATTATTATTTATTTATTTTTTAAATCAAAAGTTGTATGTTTAATAAATTTACGATTATACGTATATAAAACATGTATCTTTTTATCTGAGGTCTGGATAATGGCGGGATAACTGAATTCGCCTTCTTTTTGATTTTCTAAATCAAATAATTTCCTCCAGGACACCCCATCTTTAGAATATTCTACATCCAGGACATTTCTTCCGTTAAACCAGTCTTTACCCATCTTTAATGGATTATTAACCAATAAAAATGATGTATTGGATAAAGTTAGTGCATCTATTCCCGAATTCGAATTCACAACGTTTATACTGTCTGTTTTCTGCCAGGTTTTGCCATTATCTTCTGACCAGCTTGAAATTAATTTATTGTGCCTGCTTCGTGATAAAATCTGAATCTTTTTAGATGAATGAACTAAAAAAGTGGGCTGTATGATATCGAAATTTTTACTGTCATTAATATCCGTTATTGTCCAGCTGTCTGTTGCTTCGGTGTACGTTTCTATAAATACGCGCCATTTATTATCATCGATACTTTCGGTACTGCTTCCGCATAAAATAACTCCGGGTGAAGTTTCAATTGGTTTATTTCGAATTGGCCCCAATATTCCTTTTGGAAGATATTTTGCCTCGCTCCACGTGTTTCCGTTATCTTTAGAAACTATCATAGCACCAAACCATTCCCTCGGATTTTTGCCCACTTTATAAAACAAATATAAATTTTGAGCCTTACTTTTAAATAAAACCGGATTCCAGCAAGGCAGTATATCTCCATTTTTAATTAACGGCTCAATAATTTTTTTAGGGGCTGACCATTTTTTTTCTTTATAAGAAGCCATATAAATACTGACATCTTTCGCACCTTCATATTTTCCGCCAAACCAGGCAGCAAGAAGGAAATTAGGTTCTATTTCTACCAATGTTGAGGCATGGCTCGCTGTTGTAACAGGATTTTCGGTAATGTAATTTTGAGTAATAGTAACGGCTTTTGGATTAGTTTGTAATGACCTACAGGAAAAAGCTGTCAGAATGAATAACAGCACTACACAATTAAATTTTAAAGGCATTTTCATTTCGCAATTAATTTTTCAATTCACCCACCAAAACACCAGAAATATTCCAATGGTTTGTGCTGGGACCTTCATTTGGACCTTGTTCTATAACTACTTCTATTACATGATTGCCTTTAGGAAGCCCCATCGGAATAATATAAGGAGGTGTTAATGTTCCCGGACACCAATTTGAACGGCTTAAATCACTGGAAGATAAACCATCAGGGAAATTTCCTGAAGCAGGATTAGACAATCGGTATGTTGCACAATCAGTTCGCCAGGGGATAACTTTAAAAACTTCCTGACCATCAACCAATATTTTGTTCATTCTTGGTACAAACTCATCTCCATTTTCCCAGCCACCATGACCTGTTGTGGTATACAAAAGTTGTAAGTTTTCTACCTCATCCTTAATTTCAAAATTTACTTTTAAAGTATCATTAGCAAAAAGACCTCCATAATTTTGACCCGACATTTCCATAGTGTTAACTGTCGAAAATAAAGGCTCTATATACTTTTTCTTAGCCGGTTTGCTTACTTTATTGTTCATCGATGGATAAATATCTAACTCAAGACTTATTGTATGGCCTCCGGCATCATAATTGCCTATAAAAACACCCATCCAGATTTCATCTTCATCAATAGGAATAAGAGATGTGACTTCTTCTTTATAAACAACTTCTTTTGCCCAGTTGTAATTATTTATTTTTCGTTTTTCATTAAAGTAATTAACTCCAAATGGCGTAAAAAATCTCATTATTTCAATTGCCGGCAAATAGCCATCTTCTTTTTTAATACCCTGATATTTGTTTTTTTGATTGTCTGTATAAACTGGTAATTTGTCTAAGCCATTTAAATAAGCATCTAATAATGTAGTTGTGTTTTCATTATTTTTTGGAATAATGAATACTGAACCAGTCCTGTCATACGCATCCCCATTAGACTTACAGGTTAATTTTGCAAAAATCGAACTGCTGTTTCTAAGTTCCGGAGTAATTTTTATCTTTTTCAAAACCACACTTCCTTTAGAAAAATGAAAAACCTTGTCTGCAATAAGGTCTTTTTCATTTGGAATTACTGACTTAGGGTCATAATTTATGTTTTCATTCTCAAAAACATGTAATTTAGTATACCTGGAGTTAATGATAATTTCTTCAAATTCTGACTTATCTACCACTATTGTCTTATCATCATAATTAACAAGCGGCTGATAATTTTTAACTTTAGTGATAGCATTGGCTGTCAGGGTCTGATTGCCATTGTAAACCATTTGGAGTACAAGTGCATTTTTATCAGGCAAATAATTACTGTTAGGAGTTCCCTTTGCAGCAGCTTTTTCAGTAAACCAGACATCAATTCTATTTGAAAAATAAGAAAAAGAAACATGCTTACAATCATATCCCAGTATCACACGGGTATCATTTTCTTTTTTAGGAACAGGCAGACTGTCAAATGGAGTTATTTTTTTGAAAACAGTATTTCCATTCTTAATGGTGCTAACGTTATAATTGTTTTTTAAATCAATGTATTGCTGTATTTTATCAGTAAGTTTTGATAAAAAAACGATTTGATTGTTTACATAGATTTCGGTATTCCCGTCTGTTTTTTTTCCGTTTTCAAATTTATCATACGTAATTTTATATACCTCTGATTTTGTTTGTGAAAAGAGTACTAAAGAAAAAAACAACGATATGGTACTAAAAAATTTTATCATGTATGTAGAAATAATTTATATCTAATTTTTGTCAAAGTTTAAACTGGATAAAACCTTAAAAACAGAGGCAAGAACAACATTCTCACCTCTGTTTACTAATTGTTACAAGTGCTTTAATCGCACATTATTATTGAAATTTTACTTTACATCCCAGAATATTTTGGTACTTAGATTATCATTTGCTTTAACAGCATTATAATTATCCGGATTATAAACACTCTCCGAAGTTGGATATGTCCAGCGTGTTGGAGGTGTTTTTCTGATACTGCTTGTTTCATCTTCACGGAATGGTAATGCCGGAAGTTTTAATCTTCTTTGTTCAGCCCAGGATTCATCAGCCTGCATGATGTTGTAATGAATGTACTTTTGAAAAGCAATTAATTCCAATTGAGCTGCTGGTGTTGTAGCTCCGGCAAAATTTATAGCCGTAATATAGTCCTCAATTTCAGCCGATGTTGGCTCTACAGTTGGTTTCCAGTTCAGGACATCTGCTTTATCTCCTAATCTTACATAATACTCTACAGATTGTCTGATGGCTTTTTTGAAATGCGTTTCAGCTGTTGCAGCGTTTCCATTTCTTGAATAGTATTCTGCAAGAATCAGGTTTATTTCAGGGGCATTTATTAACGTGCCCGGCAACCATTTATTTCTGCTTAGAACGGAACGATTGTATACAGCAATCTTACCATCAGTTATTAGTTGTGTCTGAGCACCCGATGCCAATGTAGGATCCAGTCCTTCATAAGTTGGAGCAACTATCGTCACATTGTTTACTACACGTGATCCTTTTTCAAACAACCAGGGTTTACGAGGATCATTATTTGCATTCATGTGATCAATCATTGGTTTTGGAGCAAGATTATTTAAATCATCTTCTAAAGCATTAATAAAACCTGAAGTATCTAAATCACTATCCTGAGTATAAACCCTGAAAGCAATATTTTCAATATTTTCATCTACAATTTGTCCGCTTGCAATGATTTCAGCCATTTCAGTATTTGCTCGTGTTGCAAAAGCCGGAACTGCCGAAACTCTGTTCAACATTCTTAGACGTAAAGAATTACAGTAGTTTTTCCAGCTTACCAAATCTCCTTTATTGATCAGATCCTGATTTTTGAAATCTAGTTCCACATCAGAAGACAAAGTGATTGAATTCAATTCAGCAGAAAAGGCTTTCAATTGATCCAGCATCATAGTATATAATTCTGTTTGATTATCATACTTAGCTAATGCAGCTGCATAATTAGTTCCAACAACACTAATAAAACCGGATTTAGAGAAAGGAATATCTCCAAAATTATCAATCATTTTTTGAGTATGATCGTATAAATAAATCGTTGAAGTAATGGTATAAATTCTGTTTTCAGCCTGTTTAGCAGCTGGCAAAGCAGCCATTACTTTTTCCAGTTCTCTATATTGCACAATGAATTTATAAAAACGATCCCATCTATTAGTTGGTGCAGCACCTGAAACATAACGTCCTGATGAGTTTACAAACCCATGCGCCTGCGTGTAGCTAAGAGAAGTAGATTTTAGAACCGTATAATAATTCCAATAAGAAGGAATTACATCCTCATAATTAATTTTCATAAATCCGGCAAACTGTTTGGATACATTAGTTGTTTCAACCGTAGACGGATTTGGATACGCATCTGCAAAATCATCTTTTGAACAAGAGCTAAAAAAGACAGCTGCAGTTGTTAGCGATATATATAATAATTTTTTCATGTTATATTTTTTAAATTATGAAATATCAAATTAAAAAGAAGCTCTCAACATAACACCAATGCTTCTCGTTGCCGGATTTGTTCCTGCATTGTTTATATTTTGAGACCATTTAGAACCTGCTGTAGTGGCTTCAGGGTCCATATCCTTAATTGATCTGTAGATGAAGAACAAATTACGGCCATAAGCAGAAAAATTAACTTTAGAAGCACCCATTTTACTGGCCCATGCAGTTGGCAGACTATAAGACAAGGATATCTCTCTCATTTTTATATAGTTGTTTTCCTTGATATACAATTCATAACGTGAGCTGCTGTATTGAGGGCCTCCCCAGTTATAAGTCATATTATAATAACCAGCCTGAGAAATTACATTCGTATTTGGTGCACCATCTGCTGTCACACCAGTCATCAGCATACCATCACGATATAATGTTTGACCAGTTGGTCCGGAAGTAGCACTGTTAGGAACCTGAACCCCTTTGCCATTTGCATCAACATAATAAGTCAGACCACCACGCTCATTCGTACTGTAGTTCAAACTTTCTTCAGTTAATCCCCTTGAAGTCATCCAATTAACACCTGTAGGCATCAAAGAACCTCCATAAGAATAATCAATATTAAG
The Flavobacterium flavigenum genome window above contains:
- a CDS encoding SusD/RagB family nutrient-binding outer membrane lipoprotein, yielding MKKLLYISLTTAAVFFSSCSKDDFADAYPNPSTVETTNVSKQFAGFMKINYEDVIPSYWNYYTVLKSTSLSYTQAHGFVNSSGRYVSGAAPTNRWDRFYKFIVQYRELEKVMAALPAAKQAENRIYTITSTIYLYDHTQKMIDNFGDIPFSKSGFISVVGTNYAAALAKYDNQTELYTMMLDQLKAFSAELNSITLSSDVELDFKNQDLINKGDLVSWKNYCNSLRLRMLNRVSAVPAFATRANTEMAEIIASGQIVDENIENIAFRVYTQDSDLDTSGFINALEDDLNNLAPKPMIDHMNANNDPRKPWLFEKGSRVVNNVTIVAPTYEGLDPTLASGAQTQLITDGKIAVYNRSVLSRNKWLPGTLINAPEINLILAEYYSRNGNAATAETHFKKAIRQSVEYYVRLGDKADVLNWKPTVEPTSAEIEDYITAINFAGATTPAAQLELIAFQKYIHYNIMQADESWAEQRRLKLPALPFREDETSSIRKTPPTRWTYPTSESVYNPDNYNAVKANDNLSTKIFWDVK
- a CDS encoding PNGase F N-terminal domain-containing protein yields the protein MIKFFSTISLFFSLVLFSQTKSEVYKITYDKFENGKKTDGNTEIYVNNQIVFLSKLTDKIQQYIDLKNNYNVSTIKNGNTVFKKITPFDSLPVPKKENDTRVILGYDCKHVSFSYFSNRIDVWFTEKAAAKGTPNSNYLPDKNALVLQMVYNGNQTLTANAITKVKNYQPLVNYDDKTIVVDKSEFEEIIINSRYTKLHVFENENINYDPKSVIPNEKDLIADKVFHFSKGSVVLKKIKITPELRNSSSIFAKLTCKSNGDAYDRTGSVFIIPKNNENTTTLLDAYLNGLDKLPVYTDNQKNKYQGIKKEDGYLPAIEIMRFFTPFGVNYFNEKRKINNYNWAKEVVYKEEVTSLIPIDEDEIWMGVFIGNYDAGGHTISLELDIYPSMNNKVSKPAKKKYIEPLFSTVNTMEMSGQNYGGLFANDTLKVNFEIKDEVENLQLLYTTTGHGGWENGDEFVPRMNKILVDGQEVFKVIPWRTDCATYRLSNPASGNFPDGLSSSDLSRSNWCPGTLTPPYIIPMGLPKGNHVIEVVIEQGPNEGPSTNHWNISGVLVGELKN
- a CDS encoding sialidase family protein, which encodes MKMPLKFNCVVLLFILTAFSCRSLQTNPKAVTITQNYITENPVTTASHASTLVEIEPNFLLAAWFGGKYEGAKDVSIYMASYKEKKWSAPKKIIEPLIKNGDILPCWNPVLFKSKAQNLYLFYKVGKNPREWFGAMIVSKDNGNTWSEAKYLPKGILGPIRNKPIETSPGVILCGSSTESIDDNKWRVFIETYTEATDSWTITDINDSKNFDIIQPTFLVHSSKKIQILSRSRHNKLISSWSEDNGKTWQKTDSINVVNSNSGIDALTLSNTSFLLVNNPLKMGKDWFNGRNVLDVEYSKDGVSWRKLFDLENQKEGEFSYPAIIQTSDKKIHVLYTYNRKFIKHTTFDLKNK
- a CDS encoding M20/M25/M40 family metallo-hydrolase, producing the protein MKLKLLVTITVFCFTFGNAQNSQTFYKHDKYLSSDKLEGRFPGTKGNNEAAAYIKKYFKKYGLKKFDNNYYQPFKLFVKEGINKMKSDSVWTQNVVGYLEGSDEKRKNEYIVVGAHYDHWGWGGQNSGSKKKEAFAIHNGADDNASGVSALLCILEELSKAKVKPKRSIIFISFSGEEEGLLGSKYFVSHLPVQKEAVKVMLNMDMVGRLNEEKQIYMGGAGTFPDGVELMKKLGVNSNLNPVVHAGEVGGSDHVSFYKAGISAVGFHTGGHPQYHTPEDDIDLINTEGGALVTQYIYNALVAIANDPEQLYFIKQD